From a single Brassica rapa cultivar Chiifu-401-42 unplaced genomic scaffold, CAAS_Brap_v3.01 Scaffold0697, whole genome shotgun sequence genomic region:
- the LOC117130823 gene encoding uncharacterized protein At4g04775-like has product MSAASSSTTGGRRRIRTPGIPSRCWCGVGVTEIISRSNPNPYRRYYRCLFAASQRLENDNHVFKWVDEAFTDEIQQLNYQVRMLEEEVQSLKATIRNEGDIREGPKKMPMTKISGGCVLLTIVLVVGIMM; this is encoded by the exons ATGTCCGCCGCTTCATCTTCCACGACCGGTGGTCGGAGACGGATACGAACTCCGGGGATACCTAGTAGGTGTTGGTGCGGGGTGGGCGTCACCGAGATCATTTCCAGAAGCAATCCAAACCCATATCGCCGGTATTATCGGTGTCTCTTTGCGGCTTCACAAAGG CTCGAGAACGACAATCATGTCTTCAAATGGGTTGATGAAGCCTTCACCGATGAGATACAACAGCTGAACTACCAAGTTCGAATGCTCGAAGAAGAAGTTCAGAGTCTCAAAGCAACAATAAGGAATGAAGGAGATATCCGCGAAGGTCCCAAAAAGATGCCCATGACAAAAATATCAGGAGGTTGTGTTCTTCTTACCATCGTTTTAGTTGTAGGAATTATGATGTAA